One Streptomyces sp. NBC_01217 genomic region harbors:
- a CDS encoding phosphomannomutase/phosphoglucomutase, with product MAADLSQIVKAYDVRGVVPDQWDESLAALFGAAFVEVTDADAIVIGHDMRPSSPGLSGAFARGAAARGADVTLIGLCSTDQLYFASGSLGLPGAMFTASHNPAQYNGIKLCRAGAAPVGQDTGLAEIRALVEKWTETGAPQPSPTPGSVTERETLTDYAAHLLSLVDLASIRPLKVVVDAGNGMGGHTVPTVFANLPVDLVPMYFELDGTFPNHEANPLDPKNLVDLQARVVAEGADLGLAFDGDADRCFVVDECGAGVSPSAITALVAARELARNGHKGTVIHNLITSHSVPEVVRENGGTPIRTRVGHSFIKAEMAEHGAIFGGEHSAHYYFRDFWNADTGMLAALHVLTALGGQPGTLSDLLAQYDRYTGSGEINSTVADQSACTAAVRDSFAPRTGVTTDDLDGLTVTAPDWWFNLRASNTEPLLRLNVEARDEQTMTAVRDEVLTLIRTTAGPFGV from the coding sequence GTGGCTGCTGATCTGTCGCAGATCGTCAAGGCGTACGACGTGCGCGGAGTGGTGCCCGACCAGTGGGACGAATCGCTGGCCGCGCTGTTCGGGGCGGCGTTCGTCGAGGTGACGGACGCGGACGCGATCGTGATCGGCCACGACATGCGGCCCTCCTCGCCCGGCCTCTCGGGAGCCTTCGCACGCGGCGCGGCGGCGCGGGGCGCGGATGTCACGCTCATCGGCCTCTGCTCGACCGACCAGCTGTACTTCGCCTCCGGGAGCCTCGGCCTGCCCGGCGCGATGTTCACGGCCTCGCACAACCCCGCGCAGTACAACGGCATCAAGCTCTGCCGGGCGGGCGCCGCACCCGTGGGCCAGGACACCGGGCTCGCAGAGATCCGTGCCCTGGTCGAGAAGTGGACGGAGACCGGCGCCCCGCAACCGTCCCCCACCCCCGGCAGCGTCACCGAACGCGAGACGCTCACCGACTACGCGGCGCACCTGCTGTCCCTGGTCGACCTCGCATCGATCCGCCCGCTGAAGGTCGTCGTCGACGCGGGCAACGGCATGGGCGGCCACACCGTCCCGACCGTCTTCGCGAACCTCCCCGTCGACCTCGTACCGATGTACTTCGAACTCGACGGCACGTTCCCCAACCACGAGGCCAACCCCCTCGACCCGAAGAACCTCGTCGACCTCCAGGCCCGCGTCGTGGCCGAGGGCGCCGACCTGGGCCTCGCCTTCGACGGCGACGCGGACCGCTGCTTCGTCGTCGACGAGTGCGGCGCGGGCGTCTCCCCGTCCGCGATCACCGCCCTGGTCGCGGCCCGAGAACTCGCCCGCAACGGGCACAAGGGCACCGTCATCCACAACCTGATCACGTCCCACTCGGTCCCCGAGGTCGTCCGGGAGAACGGCGGCACCCCGATCCGCACCCGCGTGGGCCACTCCTTCATCAAGGCGGAGATGGCCGAGCACGGCGCGATCTTCGGCGGCGAGCACTCCGCGCACTACTACTTCCGCGACTTCTGGAACGCCGATACGGGCATGCTGGCCGCCCTCCACGTCCTGACCGCGCTGGGAGGCCAGCCGGGCACGCTGTCGGACCTGCTCGCCCAGTACGACCGCTACACGGGCTCCGGCGAGATCAACTCCACGGTCGCCGACCAGTCGGCCTGCACGGCAGCGGTACGCGACTCCTTCGCCCCCCGCACCGGCGTCACCACCGACGACCTGGACGGCCTGACGGTCACGGCGCCGGACTGGTGGTTCAACCTCAGAGCATCCAACACGGAACCTCTGCTGCGTCTGAACGTCGAGGCCCGAGACGAGCAGACGATGACAGCAGTACGGGACGAGGTCCTGACCTTGATCCGAACCACCGCCGGCCCCTTCGGGGTTTGA
- a CDS encoding DUF3499 domain-containing protein produces the protein MSPVRRCSRTACGRPAVATLTYVYADSTAVLGPLATYAEPHCYDLCAEHSERLTAPRGWEVVRLSDPSAPMRPSGDDLEALANAVREAARPHDRGADSRNGGQQTADPLEVARRGHLRVLRSPDS, from the coding sequence GTGAGCCCTGTACGTCGCTGTTCGCGCACCGCGTGCGGCCGCCCTGCCGTCGCGACACTGACGTACGTCTATGCCGACTCGACTGCGGTCCTCGGCCCGCTCGCCACCTATGCCGAGCCCCACTGCTACGACCTCTGTGCCGAGCACAGCGAGCGGTTGACCGCGCCACGTGGCTGGGAGGTCGTCAGGCTCTCCGATCCCTCCGCTCCCATGCGCCCCAGCGGTGACGACCTCGAAGCGCTCGCCAATGCCGTAAGGGAAGCAGCGCGTCCGCACGACCGCGGTGCCGACAGCAGGAACGGCGGCCAGCAGACCGCGGACCCGTTGGAGGTCGCGCGCCGCGGCCATCTGCGGGTGCTGCGCTCACCGGACTCCTGA
- a CDS encoding metallopeptidase family protein, whose amino-acid sequence MDSPVPPHPSEPRPRRRDRHGRGMRGPVAPPQVPLSASRAENFRDLVQDSVERLERRWPQLADVDFMVLDVPGTQEETVPLGRAVSAEKNRPAQIVIYRRPVEIRTKNRDERALLVHEVVVEQVADLLGLSPESVDPRYGQE is encoded by the coding sequence ATGGACAGTCCCGTACCTCCCCACCCGTCCGAGCCACGCCCACGCCGTCGTGACCGCCATGGCCGCGGCATGCGCGGGCCGGTCGCCCCGCCCCAGGTGCCGCTCTCGGCCAGCAGGGCGGAGAACTTCCGCGATCTCGTGCAGGACTCGGTGGAACGACTGGAGCGGCGCTGGCCGCAGCTGGCCGATGTCGACTTCATGGTTCTCGACGTGCCGGGGACGCAGGAGGAGACCGTACCGCTGGGGCGTGCGGTCTCCGCGGAGAAGAACCGGCCCGCGCAGATCGTCATCTACCGGCGGCCCGTCGAGATCCGTACCAAGAACCGCGACGAGCGCGCCCTGCTGGTGCACGAGGTCGTGGTGGAGCAGGTCGCGGACCTGCTCGGTCTTTCGCCGGAGTCGGTGGATCCGCGGTACGGGCAGGAGTAG
- a CDS encoding DUF5719 family protein, with product MKSTSLSLIAGTVALAAVTGFAALTAPGDGDTTQAGAATRLPVERSSLLCPAPGLSELAETTYTSFTPAGGGGEAGTAELLQSTATTADDATTGDENDESKDKSKDKDEEDKGKKKADPEKPVVSLKEPGKPATADVSGGDAPALVGTATGRLAPGWTTQQTTTVEVGSSRGLLGVSCTGPDTDFWFPAASTAKSREDYVHLTNPDDTAAVADIELYGPDGTLKSDVGEGITVPARSSVPVLISTLTSEAAEDVTVHVTTRTGRVGAVVRAADEATGSDWLAASADPTGTLVLPGIPADATSVRLVAFAPGDDDADLKVKLLGKNGAISPAGHEDLHVKSRMTAGVDLKDITRGEAGSLLLTPADGGKGTPVVAALRVVRGKGDGQEVGYIPATGPVGAQATAADNRAKGTTLSLTAPDATATVKVTASAGSEGGEQAVKTYTVKGGTTLAVTPPVPVGLKGSYALTVETQSGGPVHAARTLALPQDGIQMFTVQTLPDDGGTVEVPAAEQDLSVLDD from the coding sequence GTGAAGTCCACCAGCCTGTCCCTCATCGCGGGCACCGTCGCCCTCGCCGCCGTCACCGGATTCGCCGCGCTCACCGCACCCGGCGACGGGGACACGACCCAGGCGGGGGCCGCCACCCGGCTGCCGGTGGAACGGTCCAGCCTGCTCTGCCCGGCACCCGGTCTCTCGGAGCTCGCGGAGACCACGTACACGTCCTTCACCCCGGCGGGCGGTGGCGGCGAGGCCGGTACGGCCGAACTGCTGCAGTCCACGGCCACGACGGCCGACGACGCCACGACCGGGGACGAGAACGACGAGAGCAAGGACAAGAGCAAGGACAAGGACGAGGAAGACAAGGGCAAGAAGAAGGCGGACCCCGAAAAGCCGGTCGTCTCCCTCAAGGAGCCCGGAAAGCCGGCGACGGCCGATGTGTCCGGCGGCGACGCCCCCGCGCTGGTAGGCACCGCCACCGGCCGTCTGGCCCCCGGCTGGACCACCCAGCAGACCACCACGGTCGAGGTGGGCAGCTCCCGCGGCCTGCTCGGCGTCAGCTGCACCGGCCCCGACACCGACTTCTGGTTCCCGGCCGCGAGCACCGCGAAGTCCCGTGAGGACTACGTCCACCTCACCAACCCGGACGACACCGCGGCCGTTGCCGACATCGAGCTGTACGGTCCGGACGGCACCCTCAAGTCCGATGTGGGCGAAGGCATCACCGTGCCCGCCCGGTCCAGCGTCCCGGTCCTGATCTCCACGCTGACCAGCGAGGCGGCCGAGGACGTGACCGTCCACGTCACCACCCGTACCGGACGCGTCGGCGCGGTCGTCAGGGCCGCGGACGAAGCCACCGGCAGCGACTGGCTGGCCGCCTCCGCCGACCCGACGGGCACCCTGGTGCTCCCGGGCATCCCGGCGGACGCCACCTCGGTCCGTCTGGTGGCCTTCGCACCCGGCGACGACGACGCCGATCTGAAGGTGAAACTGCTCGGCAAGAACGGCGCGATCTCCCCGGCCGGGCACGAGGACCTCCACGTCAAGTCGAGGATGACCGCGGGCGTCGACCTGAAGGACATCACCAGGGGCGAAGCCGGCTCCCTGCTGCTGACCCCGGCCGATGGCGGCAAGGGCACCCCGGTGGTGGCCGCGCTGCGCGTGGTCCGCGGCAAGGGCGACGGGCAGGAGGTCGGCTACATCCCGGCGACCGGCCCGGTGGGCGCACAGGCGACCGCGGCCGACAACCGGGCCAAGGGCACCACTCTCTCGCTCACCGCGCCGGATGCCACCGCCACCGTGAAGGTCACCGCCTCCGCGGGCAGCGAGGGCGGCGAACAGGCCGTCAAGACGTACACGGTCAAGGGCGGTACGACGCTCGCGGTCACCCCGCCCGTACCGGTCGGGCTCAAGGGCAGTTACGCGCTGACGGTGGAGACGCAGTCGGGCGGCCCGGTCCATGCCGCGCGCACACTCGCCCTGCCGCAGGACGGCATCCAGATGTTCACCGTGCAGACCCTGCCGGACGACGGCGGAACGGTCGAGGTACCCGCGGCCGAGCAGGACCTGTCGGTCCTGGACGACTGA
- a CDS encoding glycosyltransferase: MSVHSQSTAPYAAAAAPEFPRHVVTAVLVSHDGARWLPDALAGLLGQERPVQNVVAADTGSADDSARLVTEALGAERVLHLARRTSFGTAVDEATRTAGVLTPEDLPYLKRPSGWDPVTRTWRDDAYDLPELPHGEPVQWLWLLHDDCAPEPDALAELLRVVDTDPHAAIVGPKLRGWYDRKQLLEVGVSIANSGRRWTGLDRREQDQGQHDQVRTVLSVSSAGMLIRRDVWEELGGFDRRLPLMRDDVDLCWRAHTAGHRVLIAPDAILRHAEASARERRPIDCAGRSVASPHRVDKAGAVYTMLVNARGKALLWVMLRLVLGTLLRTLAYLVGKVPGQALDEVAGLFGTLLRPGRILSARRSRGRGAVDQAELRALFPPPGATVRATFEQVAGNFGSSDADSGGSRHGAVESGPGGDDADFLEIEQFARLKRIGRKPGPVLFAILLFVSLVACRSLLGGGALAGGALLPAPADVSDLWGRYADGWHTVGTGGTQIAPPYLAVISALSALFLGSTGFALTLLLVCSVPLAGLTAYFASRPLLESRLLRAWASIAYAFLPAATGALATGRLGTAVLAVLLPLIARAAVAAHGMRATGDARGSWRATWAYTLLLTFAMAFTPIVWPLAVVLGIGVLALRRDDIAAYGLRFLAAIGTPLLALAPWSLSLLTGPSAFLKEAGLEFGTGTASALDLLGISPGGPKAAGGVLLLGIVFAALAALLRGERQFAVRTAWAVALVALVFAALANGSGWAGPATLVYGIALIAAALVGADGARVRVAELSFGWRQPVAAVIALAAGIAPVLAAAGWMIGGAAGPLERRDPVQVPAFVAEESATRDQPRTLVLGGTSPAAVSYTLVRGSGARLGDAELAEAGGSNSHLDKVVANLVAGSGADQGSQLSGFAIRYVLVRDGAPKEMSRVLDATPGLSRLSQLDGSALWRVDRQVARVMIIPSGTGGEPLPVGSLPVEAHTKIPAGGSGRVLRIADAADPGWEATLNGRALNRKTVDGWAQGFELPSEGGTLDLTYNTPLTHTAWIWAQVLLAVVLVVLALPGRRREIDDDLPEEAMAVSAEPIEGEGRRARRLRAAAQAEAEAEAEAELEQAGSAEGAGEYIPAQRTDDQDVYPAQADGQDAYTQQADGQDAYTQQTDGQDIYGSQADSGQYAAVPQQQYGEWDAQQYQGADYQQYQGGEQYQDGGQYGTQQEHQGAADPYQQNAYDPYGYAQQQQQQPYDPQAQYAPQPPQYDPQAPYDPQAHYGQQGHYDPQNPDEKPAPGQNPWPTGNASRGESE; encoded by the coding sequence ATGTCCGTGCACAGCCAATCGACGGCGCCGTACGCGGCTGCCGCCGCCCCAGAGTTCCCCCGGCATGTCGTCACCGCCGTGCTCGTCTCCCACGACGGCGCACGCTGGCTGCCCGACGCGCTCGCCGGGCTGCTCGGGCAGGAACGCCCCGTACAGAACGTCGTCGCCGCCGACACAGGCAGCGCCGACGACTCCGCGCGGCTGGTCACCGAGGCGCTCGGCGCCGAACGCGTCCTGCACCTCGCGCGCCGTACGAGCTTCGGCACCGCCGTCGACGAGGCGACCCGCACGGCAGGCGTCCTCACCCCCGAGGACCTGCCGTACCTGAAGCGCCCCAGCGGCTGGGACCCCGTCACCAGGACCTGGCGCGACGACGCCTACGACCTGCCCGAACTGCCGCACGGCGAACCGGTGCAGTGGCTCTGGCTGCTCCACGACGACTGCGCACCCGAGCCCGACGCGCTCGCCGAGCTGCTGCGCGTCGTCGACACCGACCCGCACGCCGCGATCGTCGGCCCCAAGCTCCGCGGCTGGTACGACCGCAAGCAGCTCCTCGAAGTCGGCGTCTCCATCGCCAACAGCGGGCGCCGCTGGACCGGACTCGACCGGCGCGAGCAGGACCAGGGCCAGCACGACCAGGTCCGTACCGTGCTCTCCGTCTCCTCCGCGGGCATGCTGATCCGCCGTGACGTCTGGGAGGAGCTCGGCGGGTTCGACCGCAGGCTCCCGCTGATGCGTGACGACGTCGACCTGTGCTGGCGCGCGCACACCGCCGGACACCGGGTGCTCATCGCCCCCGACGCCATCCTCAGGCACGCCGAGGCCTCCGCCCGCGAGCGCCGCCCCATCGACTGCGCGGGACGCTCCGTCGCCTCCCCGCACCGCGTCGACAAGGCCGGCGCCGTCTACACGATGCTGGTCAACGCGCGGGGCAAGGCCCTGCTCTGGGTGATGCTCCGGCTCGTCCTCGGCACCCTGCTGCGCACCCTCGCCTATCTCGTCGGCAAGGTGCCCGGCCAGGCCCTCGACGAGGTCGCCGGACTCTTCGGCACCCTGCTGCGCCCCGGACGGATCCTCTCGGCCCGGCGCAGCCGCGGCAGGGGCGCCGTCGACCAGGCGGAGCTGCGCGCTCTCTTCCCGCCGCCCGGCGCCACCGTCCGCGCCACCTTCGAGCAGGTCGCCGGAAACTTCGGCAGCTCCGACGCCGACTCGGGCGGCTCACGGCACGGCGCCGTCGAGTCGGGTCCCGGCGGGGACGACGCCGACTTCCTGGAGATCGAGCAGTTCGCGCGGCTGAAGCGGATCGGGCGCAAGCCGGGCCCGGTGCTCTTCGCCATCCTGCTGTTCGTCTCGCTCGTCGCCTGCCGCAGCCTCCTCGGCGGCGGAGCACTGGCGGGCGGCGCGCTGCTGCCCGCGCCCGCCGACGTCTCCGACCTGTGGGGCCGGTACGCGGACGGCTGGCACACGGTCGGTACCGGCGGCACCCAGATCGCACCGCCCTACCTCGCCGTGATCTCGGCCCTGTCCGCGCTGTTCCTCGGCTCGACCGGCTTCGCGCTCACGCTGCTGCTGGTCTGCTCGGTCCCGCTCGCCGGACTCACGGCGTACTTCGCCTCCCGGCCGCTGCTCGAATCGAGGCTGCTGCGGGCCTGGGCGAGCATCGCGTACGCCTTCCTGCCCGCCGCGACCGGCGCACTGGCGACGGGCCGCCTCGGCACCGCCGTACTGGCCGTCCTGCTCCCGCTGATCGCCCGTGCCGCCGTCGCCGCGCATGGCATGCGTGCCACCGGCGATGCCCGCGGCAGCTGGCGCGCCACCTGGGCCTACACCCTGCTCCTCACCTTCGCGATGGCCTTCACACCCATCGTCTGGCCGCTCGCCGTGGTCCTCGGCATCGGGGTGCTCGCCCTGCGCCGCGACGACATCGCCGCGTACGGGCTCCGCTTCCTCGCCGCGATCGGCACCCCGCTGCTGGCCCTCGCGCCCTGGTCGCTCTCGCTCCTGACCGGACCGTCGGCCTTCCTGAAGGAAGCGGGACTGGAGTTCGGTACGGGCACGGCCTCCGCACTCGATCTGCTCGGCATCAGCCCCGGCGGCCCGAAGGCGGCGGGCGGCGTACTGCTGCTCGGCATCGTGTTCGCGGCGCTGGCGGCGCTGCTGCGCGGGGAGCGTCAGTTCGCGGTACGCACCGCGTGGGCGGTCGCGCTCGTGGCGCTGGTCTTCGCCGCTCTCGCCAACGGCTCGGGCTGGGCCGGACCCGCGACCCTCGTCTACGGCATCGCGCTGATCGCCGCCGCACTGGTCGGCGCGGACGGCGCCCGGGTACGCGTCGCCGAGCTCAGCTTCGGCTGGCGCCAGCCCGTCGCCGCAGTGATCGCCCTCGCCGCGGGCATTGCCCCGGTGCTGGCCGCCGCGGGCTGGATGATCGGCGGTGCCGCGGGCCCGCTGGAGCGCCGCGACCCGGTGCAGGTGCCCGCGTTCGTCGCGGAGGAGAGTGCCACCCGCGACCAGCCGCGGACCCTGGTACTCGGCGGCACCTCGCCCGCCGCCGTCTCGTACACCCTGGTACGTGGCTCCGGCGCGCGGCTCGGTGACGCGGAACTGGCCGAGGCGGGCGGCAGCAACAGCCACCTCGACAAGGTCGTCGCCAATCTGGTCGCGGGCTCCGGGGCCGACCAGGGCAGCCAGCTCAGCGGCTTCGCGATCCGTTACGTACTGGTACGGGACGGCGCTCCGAAGGAGATGAGCCGGGTCCTCGACGCGACCCCGGGCCTCAGCCGGCTGAGCCAGCTGGACGGCAGCGCGCTGTGGCGGGTCGACCGCCAGGTCGCCCGCGTCATGATCATCCCGTCCGGCACCGGTGGCGAACCCCTGCCCGTGGGCTCGCTCCCCGTCGAGGCGCACACGAAGATTCCCGCGGGCGGCTCCGGCCGGGTGCTGCGGATCGCCGACGCCGCCGACCCCGGCTGGGAGGCCACACTCAATGGGCGTGCGCTGAACCGCAAGACCGTCGACGGCTGGGCCCAGGGCTTCGAGCTCCCCTCCGAGGGCGGCACGCTGGACCTCACGTACAACACCCCGCTCACCCACACCGCCTGGATCTGGGCCCAGGTCCTGCTGGCCGTGGTCCTGGTGGTCCTCGCCCTGCCGGGACGGCGCCGGGAGATCGACGACGACCTGCCCGAGGAGGCCATGGCGGTCTCCGCGGAGCCCATCGAGGGCGAGGGCCGCCGGGCACGCAGGCTCCGCGCGGCCGCCCAGGCGGAGGCGGAGGCGGAGGCGGAGGCCGAGCTGGAGCAGGCCGGGAGCGCCGAGGGGGCGGGGGAGTACATCCCCGCTCAGCGGACCGACGACCAGGACGTCTACCCGGCACAGGCCGACGGCCAGGACGCGTACACCCAGCAGGCCGACGGCCAGGACGCGTACACGCAGCAGACCGACGGCCAGGACATCTACGGCTCGCAGGCCGACAGCGGTCAGTACGCGGCGGTGCCCCAGCAGCAGTACGGCGAATGGGACGCGCAGCAGTACCAGGGGGCCGACTACCAGCAGTACCAGGGCGGCGAGCAGTACCAGGACGGTGGCCAGTACGGCACGCAGCAGGAGCACCAGGGCGCCGCCGACCCGTACCAGCAGAACGCCTACGACCCGTACGGCTACGCACAGCAGCAACAGCAACAGCCGTACGACCCACAGGCCCAGTACGCCCCGCAGCCCCCCCAGTACGACCCCCAGGCGCCGTACGACCCGCAGGCCCACTACGGCCAACAGGGGCACTACGACCCGCAGAACCCCGACGAGAAACCCGCCCCGGGCCAGAACCCGTGGCCGACCGGTAACGCATCGCGAGGCGAGTCCGAGTGA
- a CDS encoding WhiB family transcriptional regulator encodes MTELFQQLLVEDADEELGWQERALCAQTDPESFFPEKGGSTREAKKVCLACEVRSECLEYALSNDERFGIWGGLSERERRRLKKAAV; translated from the coding sequence ATGACCGAGCTGTTCCAGCAACTGCTGGTCGAGGACGCGGACGAGGAACTCGGCTGGCAGGAGCGCGCACTGTGCGCCCAGACCGATCCCGAGTCCTTCTTCCCCGAGAAGGGCGGATCGACCCGCGAGGCCAAGAAGGTCTGCCTCGCCTGTGAAGTCCGCTCCGAATGCCTTGAGTACGCGCTTTCGAATGATGAGCGGTTCGGAATCTGGGGCGGTCTTTCGGAACGTGAGCGGCGCCGCCTGAAGAAGGCCGCCGTCTGA
- a CDS encoding cysteine dioxygenase: MNSDSDLQIAGDILEVQHLLQPAREHPSTVAEFVGLARNIAADRAQWAPLVRYDTTTRWYHRVHTGPGYEVWLLSWVPGQGSGRHDHGPSSGVLTVLEGRLTERTERGARALHAGAERVFAPGYVHEVVNDSLEPAVSLHIYYPGLTEMPMHTAQCAPAAVDVVPA, encoded by the coding sequence ATGAACAGCGACAGCGACCTTCAGATCGCCGGCGACATCCTTGAGGTCCAGCACCTCCTCCAGCCGGCCCGCGAGCACCCCTCCACCGTGGCCGAGTTCGTCGGACTCGCCCGCAACATCGCCGCCGACCGCGCCCAGTGGGCGCCGCTCGTCCGGTACGACACCACCACCCGCTGGTACCACCGGGTGCACACGGGCCCCGGTTACGAGGTCTGGCTGCTCAGCTGGGTGCCCGGTCAGGGCAGCGGGCGCCACGACCACGGGCCGTCCTCCGGTGTACTGACCGTCCTGGAAGGCCGGTTGACCGAGCGCACCGAGCGCGGGGCACGGGCGCTGCACGCCGGCGCGGAGCGCGTCTTCGCGCCCGGCTATGTGCACGAAGTGGTCAACGACTCCCTCGAACCGGCCGTCAGTCTGCACATCTACTACCCGGGTCTGACCGAGATGCCGATGCACACGGCGCAATGCGCCCCGGCGGCTGTGGATGTCGTACCCGCCTGA
- the cofD gene encoding 2-phospho-L-lactate transferase — protein MRIVVLAGGIGGARFLRGLKQAAPDADITVIGNTGDDIHLFGLKVCPDLDTVMYTLGGGINEEQGWGRTDESFQVKEELAAYGVGPEWFGLGDRDFATHIVRTQMLGAGYPLSAVTEALCARWKPGVRLLPMSDDRVETHVAVDMDGERRAIHFQEYWVKLRASVEAQAIVPVGAEQAKPAPGVLEAIAEADVIIFPPSNPVVSVGTILAVPGIREAIAEAGVPVVGLSPIVGDAPVRGMADKVLAAVGVESTAAAVATHYGSGLLDGWLVDTVDAGAVDEVEAAGIRCRSVPLMMTDVDAAAEMARQALVLAGEVRA, from the coding sequence ATGCGCATTGTGGTTCTGGCCGGCGGTATCGGTGGTGCTCGTTTTCTGCGTGGCCTCAAGCAGGCCGCGCCCGACGCGGACATCACGGTGATCGGCAACACCGGTGACGACATCCATCTGTTCGGGCTGAAGGTCTGCCCCGACCTCGACACCGTGATGTACACCCTCGGCGGTGGCATCAACGAGGAGCAGGGCTGGGGGCGTACGGACGAGAGCTTCCAGGTCAAGGAGGAGCTCGCGGCGTACGGCGTGGGGCCCGAATGGTTCGGGCTCGGCGACCGCGACTTCGCGACCCACATCGTCCGTACGCAGATGCTGGGCGCGGGCTATCCGCTGAGCGCCGTCACCGAGGCGCTCTGTGCGCGCTGGAAGCCGGGGGTCCGGCTGCTGCCGATGTCCGACGACCGGGTCGAGACGCATGTCGCGGTCGACATGGACGGCGAGCGCAGAGCGATCCACTTCCAGGAGTACTGGGTGAAGCTGCGCGCCTCGGTCGAGGCGCAGGCGATCGTGCCGGTCGGCGCGGAGCAGGCCAAGCCGGCGCCAGGCGTGCTGGAGGCCATCGCCGAGGCCGACGTCATCATCTTCCCGCCGTCCAACCCCGTCGTGTCGGTGGGGACCATTCTTGCCGTGCCCGGGATCCGTGAGGCGATCGCCGAGGCCGGGGTGCCGGTCGTCGGCCTCTCCCCCATCGTCGGGGACGCACCGGTGCGCGGCATGGCGGACAAGGTGCTCGCCGCGGTGGGCGTCGAGTCGACGGCCGCGGCCGTCGCCACGCACTACGGCTCCGGGCTGCTCGACGGCTGGCTCGTGGACACGGTGGACGCGGGGGCGGTCGACGAGGTGGAGGCCGCGGGCATCCGCTGCCGTTCCGTACCGCTGATGATGACCGACGTCGATGCCGCGGCGGAGATGGCCCGGCAGGCGTTGGTGCTGGCCGGGGAGGTGCGGGCGTGA
- a CDS encoding coenzyme F420-0:L-glutamate ligase has product MSAGAASGEAPSYRVWALPGMPEVRAGDDLAKLIAATEPGLADGDVLLVTSKIVSKAEGRIVEATDREAAIDAETVRVVARRGMLRIVENRQGLVMAAAGVDASNTPAGTVLLLPEDPDASARAIRDGLRDTLGVEVGVVVTDTFGRPWRNGLTDVAIGAAGVLVLDDLRGGRDAYGNPLSATVVATADELASAGDLVKGKASGLPVAVVRGLGHVVDPADSAGGARAMVRVAADDMFRLGTSEAVREAVTQRRTVREFTDDPVDPGAVRRAVAAAVTAPAPHHTTPWRFVLLESEESRTRLLDAMRDAWIADLRRDGRSEESIAKRVRRGDVLRRAPYLVVPCLVMDGAHTYGDERRDTAEREMFVVAAGAGIQNFLVALAGEQLASAWVSSTMFCRAVVREVLELPGAWDPLGAVAVGRAAVAPVARVGRDAEGFVAVR; this is encoded by the coding sequence GTGAGCGCCGGTGCGGCCTCCGGCGAGGCGCCCTCGTACCGGGTCTGGGCGCTGCCCGGGATGCCCGAGGTGCGGGCCGGGGACGACCTGGCGAAGCTGATCGCCGCCACCGAGCCGGGGCTCGCCGACGGCGACGTCCTGCTGGTCACCTCGAAGATCGTTTCCAAGGCGGAGGGCCGGATCGTCGAGGCCACCGACCGGGAGGCGGCGATCGATGCCGAGACGGTACGGGTGGTGGCCCGGCGCGGCATGCTGCGGATCGTCGAGAACCGGCAGGGGCTGGTCATGGCCGCGGCCGGGGTCGATGCCTCGAACACCCCTGCCGGGACGGTCCTGTTGCTGCCCGAGGACCCGGACGCCTCGGCGCGTGCGATCCGGGACGGGCTGCGGGACACGCTCGGCGTCGAGGTCGGGGTCGTCGTCACGGACACCTTCGGGCGCCCGTGGCGCAACGGGCTGACCGATGTCGCGATCGGGGCGGCCGGGGTCCTGGTGCTGGACGATCTGCGCGGCGGCAGGGACGCGTACGGCAATCCGCTGAGCGCGACGGTGGTCGCCACCGCCGATGAGCTGGCCTCGGCCGGTGATCTGGTCAAGGGCAAGGCCTCGGGGCTGCCGGTCGCGGTGGTGCGCGGGCTCGGCCATGTCGTGGACCCGGCGGATTCGGCGGGCGGGGCCCGGGCGATGGTGCGGGTCGCGGCCGACGACATGTTCCGTCTGGGCACGTCGGAGGCGGTACGGGAAGCGGTGACCCAGCGGCGTACGGTGCGCGAGTTCACCGACGATCCGGTGGACCCCGGGGCGGTGCGGCGGGCGGTGGCCGCGGCGGTGACGGCGCCCGCGCCGCATCACACGACGCCGTGGCGGTTCGTCCTGCTGGAGTCCGAGGAGTCGCGGACCCGGCTGCTCGACGCGATGCGGGACGCGTGGATCGCGGATCTGCGCCGGGACGGCAGGAGCGAGGAGTCGATCGCCAAGCGGGTGCGGCGGGGCGATGTGCTGCGCCGGGCGCCGTATCTGGTGGTGCCGTGTCTGGTGATGGACGGCGCGCACACGTACGGGGACGAGCGGCGGGACACCGCGGAGCGCGAGATGTTCGTGGTCGCCGCGGGGGCGGGCATCCAGAACTTCCTCGTGGCGCTCGCGGGCGAGCAGCTCGCCTCGGCGTGGGTGTCGTCGACGATGTTCTGCCGCGCTGTGGTGCGTGAGGTGCTGGAGTTGCCCGGGGCGTGGGATCCGCTGGGGGCGGTCGCGGTGGGGCGGGCGGCGGTCGCGCCTGTGGCGCGGGTGGGACGGGACGCGGAGGGGTTTGTCGCGGTGCGGTGA